From Nevskia ramosa DSM 11499, the proteins below share one genomic window:
- a CDS encoding DUF1993 domain-containing protein: protein MSSANLHSFVVPIITRVLTNLRAVTEKGAAHAEAKKIDPASLINFRLYPDMLPFSSQIQIATDASKGCLARLAGIDAPRFEDTEKTFGELFARIEKTLAFVGSVKPEQTEGAEQRAIVIKTPSAELNFTGLTYVQGFVIPNLLFHATTAYNILRHNGVEIGKMDFLGRP, encoded by the coding sequence ATGAGCTCTGCAAACCTGCATTCCTTCGTCGTGCCGATCATTACGCGCGTGCTGACCAATCTTCGTGCAGTTACTGAGAAAGGGGCTGCCCACGCCGAAGCGAAGAAGATCGATCCGGCATCGCTGATCAATTTCCGCTTGTATCCGGACATGCTGCCCTTTTCCAGCCAGATCCAGATTGCCACCGATGCCTCGAAAGGCTGCCTGGCGCGCCTTGCCGGAATCGATGCCCCGCGGTTCGAGGACACCGAGAAGACGTTCGGCGAGCTGTTCGCGCGTATCGAGAAGACTCTGGCGTTCGTGGGCTCTGTGAAGCCCGAGCAGACCGAAGGTGCCGAGCAACGCGCGATCGTGATCAAGACACCTTCCGCCGAACTCAACTTCACCGGCCTGACCTACGTGCAGGGATTCGTCATCCCCAATCTTCTGTTCCACGCGACGACGGCCTACAACATCCTGCGCCATAACGGCGTCGAGATCGGCAAGATGGACTTCCTGGGCCGCCCCTGA
- a CDS encoding winged helix-turn-helix transcriptional regulator translates to MQATPKFRCKLAGDPAIRRSDCPISSVLDLIGDKWSLLIVRDLLMGKKRFGEFMQSPEAITSSILTTRLKWLQTCEFIEAHQYETKPPRYEYVLTAKGQSLRPLIQEAARWGHRYLPNTWKLPASFLA, encoded by the coding sequence ATGCAAGCGACTCCGAAATTCAGGTGCAAGCTAGCAGGGGATCCCGCTATCCGGCGGTCGGACTGCCCGATCTCGTCGGTACTCGACCTGATCGGCGACAAGTGGAGCCTGCTGATCGTCCGCGACTTGCTCATGGGCAAAAAGCGCTTCGGAGAATTCATGCAGAGCCCGGAAGCCATCACCAGCAGCATTCTCACGACGCGTCTGAAATGGCTGCAAACCTGCGAATTCATCGAGGCCCATCAATACGAAACCAAGCCGCCCCGCTACGAATACGTGCTCACCGCCAAAGGCCAGTCCCTGCGCCCGCTGATCCAGGAAGCCGCGCGCTGGGGCCACCGCTATCTGCCGAATACCTGGAAGTTGCCCGCCAGTTTCCTGGCTTGA